DNA sequence from the Chiroxiphia lanceolata isolate bChiLan1 chromosome 26, bChiLan1.pri, whole genome shotgun sequence genome:
acagtagctatgccaaaagcccagcgaagtccttttgggtctttgaaatacccactcctcaggtaatctatgccaaggatgcacggggcctctgggccagtcacgatggggtgtctgtgccattccttcccagtcaggctcacttcagcttccagtacagtcagctgttggggtccccctgttaccccagaaatagagatggattctgcccctacgtatcttgatggcattaaagtgcattgtgcgccggtgtccactaaggccttatatctttgtggctctggtgtgccaggccaccgaatccacactgtccaatagactcgattgtccctctcctctacctggctagaggcagggcacccctagtcctggtcatggtactcgttgtgctcttcttgtgagtatgacctggaggtcccttcaagaggatcagatgtatcatcattcctgtaccgtctggagtcttgcccacgagagactggagcaacatttacccttgaagagttccttgtggcacttgttcctcttttcagttcacgtacccgggctgctaaggaagaggtgggtttcccatcccacttcctcatatcttctccgtgctcatggaggtaaaaccatagattgccaTGTCGAGTGTACCTTCTCTCCTTAGTTGGGGGACgctggctcctaatagcagagactcttgtttgtcctggcccgatatggaagatcccttccttaatttctcctcttagcttctggtgcccctcttcaatcttctcttccaggcttcggacatgttcggccagtttggtttccacacatGAGACATGGGCTCGTAGTGgggcggtgacagtgtcttcataaatcctgagtttactgaccaacgcgcccaccttgtcctctccttccctccattgcagcgttgctaagtagcgggaatacatttctggcccgagtcgtgcaaactttaaccacatctgggatgtgcactgtacaccatctggacttttagggaatctgtcatcctctgaaaagattatctccagtacagctaattctcttaagcaccggataccttgttccatcgtgttccactgtccttgctgtacgtggaggtcctcctcacaaaggtatctctccctcacactggacaacagtcgccgccagaggctgagagtttcctgcctccttccaatcccctgatcaatgactacatcttgagacagggatcccagctgtctggcttcactcccatctaggattgtatcgttagctgcggcatcccagattcggagtagccaggtcagaatggactcattcgcctgtcgtgtgaactctctccggagctcacgtagctcacccagggatagggaccgagtgattatttctggctctgtctcctccggtggatgtgaaggtcctgcctcttcatcatcatttgctatacggactgatttagtctttgatttccttttctggagaGGGGtgactgctattggtttgggttgttcttctggctcctcgatggtttgtgtggacacggtgccggttgattcatttctttctccctctgactcagctgtggtttgggtggacgtggtgcctgtggatctgctccttctctcctccccctgacagcactgtaccatgtcaagtagtgtccggtaggcagtggccagggcccagcaggttgctgtgagctggccatctctggagctgccagagcattttcccttcaccagtcttatcatgctaacaggatcctgcagttgttcaggggtgaatttccagatcattggaggagaaaacttctccaaatactggccaatgtcctcccacttcccgtgccactcagcattatctgctcccagggcaggtgtccaaacaacctccctagaaggccctgttctgaccctaaacatggtgtagacagtacagagcagacaaagcaacactaacaataacattatgctgtccttaacatcaaaagggaactcaatattttcaaaaactgtcgtagcaggtctgaaggggaagaaagaggtgaaaggctggaaacaaccattcccccctgtttccccaaagggctgggtgcgatttttaatgaggccccagaggtagcaacccaaaccaggacaggcaaacaggactgaatacacatttacaatgaaactcattgcttctgatgttatgatgacataaatatagtaaactaataaagcaatttggatccctctccctggttttaaaaagagcatcaaaacaggcaaatagttccccatatgtggaaatatgaacatgctcagatacaacatccacgtgaatgcatcaaacaacatggtgatcagggattttctatatccaaatagacaaatgcttaaaatgaaattgtgattctgacttctctctctctctgccccacgaGTGGGCGCCAGAATTGttctggtttgaaagttaaccagcagaggaaaccgagtcaactcaaagagagattacaagtcagaataacaatttaataaaataatacaataagtacgaccacacagacaagcaacaggcactaacccacaaagcccaaatgtacaacccagcaccccggggcacaaacaaagcggtgctacctgggcccccccttgagtccaaagcaaagggagaggggaaaaacctgctggtgggagagctgctgcagtccagccaaaagtggtgattgtagtccggccgagggtggtggtgaactgcagtctggttgagagcgatgagctgtagttgagagcgatgagctgcagtcctcctctggatcccacgagtggtcccaaaggttccgaaactccaggtttatatattctccagttcaggtgggaatgttcagtcctcccctcagagcggggaattccataaaagggtgtttagtccttccctcagagcagggagttccataaaagggtatgagggtgctcattccataaaaggatatgagggtgctcaggaacattcccctccccccccccccccccccctcgcaggcctctactgacaacagtttctgggaaatggcatggagggctatagaatacacagtttgggctatacccattcagtgatgaatcggtcccagctgttctaaccaggacactGGGTCACTACTGCACACCCAGATTTCTGCTCTGCACATAAAACTGCTCCCATCTGTGAACAGTTCCCAGCCTGGATCTTCTACTGGAATGTCCCTTAAATCTTCCCTGTCGGAGTAAATCTGCTCAACAGTTAGAAGACAGTCATGTTGTGAGTCTCTTGGCATTCTGGCACAGATTCAAGGAACATATCTGAGTTCAAGGCGGTGGttgttttcagttctgcatCGTCCTGTTCCAACAGGACAATTTGATATTTGTGACTTTGATTTGGGAATAACCAGTGACCAGTTGTTTGGAAAAGCACGCCACAGCCCTTCTCCATGCCCCTAACCTCTGAGCCAGCACACCTAATGCAAGGTGTTGAGCATTCATGCACAAACAGCATGGAAGGTTTTGTCAGGTCAGGTAATCCCAAAGCAGGGCTGACATTAGAGCTCTCTCTACATCTCTGAAAGCTGTCTGGTATTCTGGAGTCCACGTAGTATCTCCTCAGGGTTTCTCAGGGTCTCATATAAAGGTCTTACCAACAGTCCATAATTAGGAATCCATAGCTGATATCAATCAACTATTCCTAAAAACGTCCCTAATTCAAATACAGACCTTGGCTCTGGAGTTTGGCAAATTGCCTCCTTCATTTCAATTCTGAGGCTTTGAATCCCTTAAAAATGGTGATTCTCAGATATGTAACCTCCTTTCTGCCAATTTGGGCTTCTTATTGGATACCCTGTAACCAGTTTGTCCCAAAGAGTTTAGTAAACTAATAGTCATTTCAATGCATCCAGTTTGAGTTTCTGTAGCTATCAGCTACATATTGCAGCAATgtgatttcttcattttcttttttccatatttccaaTTCTTTTGCCAGTTGGTTCCCAAAGTGGGGCTATTTTTGAACCCTTTTGGGAGAATAGTTCATGTTAATTGGGTTTTACAACCTTTTGGGGGACCTTCCcattcaaaaacaaacaagggtTGACTTTCAGTTTGAAGGAGTATGCAGAAGAAAGCATCCTTAAGGTCCAAAACAGTAAATCACTAATCAGAATCCTTAATTGTAGTTAGAAGTGTACAATGATTTGCTACCACTGGGTGTGTTCTTTATTGATAGGAGTATTTTATTCTGATTCACATTCCTTTAGTAATCCATGTTGCACAAGTTTAGTAATTAATTCCTCTAACACTTGCCTAGCTTTTAATTCTAAAGGATATTAGTTTTACCTTACCAGTTTGGAGTCTGGTTTAAACGGTATTCTTACTGTTTTTGCTGCCCTTGATTACTCTGGAGTTCCACCAACAGAGTAACAGCTTTTTCCACCTCCTCTGGGATTTCCTCTGTAATATTTGGTTGCTGTAACAACATAAAAACCTTGACCTCCAGGATCTCACTATCAGAAATTACATacttgtatttgtttattttcaaatattctctCTTTCCTAACAAAGGCATTGAGCATTCAGGCATATGTAGGAATTGATGTGTTAACCACTGTTTACCTATCTTGAATTTTAAAGGATGGAAAAATGACAAATTGAAGCTTTACCCTGTCACACCAACAAAACAAGGGAAATTACAAAGGTATAGTTAGAAGAAATAATCCCCTGACTTGGAATTCCATTGTGAATGTCCTCAGGAAGGGGACCTCAGTTTGTAGCAGAATTTGTGCAAAAATTGTCTAAAATATTAGGAATCAAATGGGATTTGTGTACTCCTAGGAGACTACAATTTAATTGGGAGGTTAAGAGAATGAACCAAAGCCTAAAAAGGCAAATACACAAAATCTGTCAAGAAACCTCACTTAAATGGACACATGCTCTTCCTCTGGCATTGTTAAAAACTAGAATCCAGCCAAGCTGCAAGGAAAAGGTAAGCCCATGTGAAATCTTTTATGGGAGATGTtgtggtttgagacccccaaaaatccaattcccaaGTCCAAGCCTCCCTCCCACAGCTCACCCCAatgtgagaggggttttccagacacaacacaagactcaatatgggaggaagggaattatattacaactattacacaaataaatattataatacattatatacataaTCTTAAgtatctctcctatgataaagcagtattcacattggatcaaatctcttttccctccaataaaagtccagaagggaagaaggaaagatcctttccactttcagggcAGGAGTGTCTCTCTTCTTCAATGTAACAGTCGTAGCTAGAttgtagctggatctctctctccattacacACAATGGGGTCTTCTCTCACCCCTCTTGGTCCTTTGGCTCCAATCGAAGGTCTCTCTCCCATGGACTGCGATAGTTGGGACAAGGCTTGCCTCATCACGTCATATCATGAAGTGCAGGGGCATCTttgtgaaagtcccttcctcaggggatttaAGTTCCCCCTGAGTCACAACGtttagggcagctttcagttcagtctttgccCTAAACGTCCTatcagagctcctttgctctaTCTCAAAACTACCAGCCTGGTAGCAGAAGGGGGGCAAGGCCACCTCCTCCGCATTCCGGCCGGCTGTTCAAGTCCAGCTTCCAGGATGCCTATAAGCTTTttagctcctctctctgctgcatgctgcatttcaggactTCCATCAAGTAGGAGTCCACCCCCTACTCCCAGAAGGGGCCTCAAAGGGATTTTGGGGAGATTCAATtcagtcttaccccaaaactgTCTTTGTTGAACttagtcctctctctctctctctctctctctctctctctctctctctctctctctctctctctctctctcattctctctcttcGTGGTCTCAGAATATGGCCACTTCTCCTCCAGCTAcatcatcatccttcttttccagtctggtgTGATATGTTTGAATTTTGCAGGGGTGCTGATTGGGTTAACATCAGGTGACACCACCCCCTtgggggttaccattttttaaCTCCGGggggaaaacactttttccccaccacaggaGACCATATCAAACTGTAACTATTCCTGGAGAGAAACATGTGACAGATAATCACATTTTAAGAGAATATGTAATCTCTttgggaaaaatacttttattactGCATGAGTTTGTTGTTTTAGCCTCACTGGAAACCTTGGATATTCATGCACAACCTCACCAGCCAGGAGACTGGATGTATGTCTGGACATGGAGTAAGGAACCACTCAAGCAGGTGGGAACAACAATTTCAAGTTCTCCTGACTACTCACATAGCTGTGAAAATGATGGGTGGAGACTTCTGGATTCACTACACGTGAATCAAACCAATTCGGGACCCAGAAGGACCTCACTGGACAGTGCAGCAAACAGCAAATCTGCTACAGATAAAGTTGCAACAGAATCAGACACTCTAAAATGAGAGATGTTAAAAGGTTTATCTTTGTGTTGTGTTGTTTGTTCTCAACTTTCCACTCATTCAGATGAAAGTATTCAGATGGTGGGCCTTCCAACATCAGGTGTATTTTCCAATGCTCTTTCTCCAACTGGAATGATGTTACTTTTGGACAGAAAAGCAGACCAACCCCCCATAGATTAAAAAATTTTGTCAGTAAAAATGGCAGTTACTGAGCCCTCTTGTATTCAAAGATACCTAGAAGGAGGACCAGGTGTAGCCCCTCACCAGAAAATGGAATCACCAAGGAACGATGGTGGAAGATTATCCCAAATGTCATTCATATTTACATGTGACAGgaacaagaattttaaatacaCGTTGGTGGTGTATTCCAGATAACATGGGATACTACTTGCTTTGCAGAGACCAAGCTAGAAAAGCTCTATCCCCTGCATGGCAAGGAATATGCACCTCTGGACCTGTAGTACCAAAAATAGGTGTCATTGATAAATCAGAATTCCTCAGAGAACATCAGCGATCTTTTACAACAAGCcacaaatgaaatttaaatccCTTGAGAGGTCCTCTGGATTCCACCAGTTTGTGAGAGGACTTTTACCATGGTTAGGAGCGCCTGAATTGCAGAAAGCTGTAGTTACATACCCAGAGTAATTAAACAAATAGAAAACTAAACAAACGTTGTAATTAGAGCTTCGCAGCAAGAAGTTATCAGCCTTTCAAAAGTAgttaaacaaaactgaacagcTCTAGGTCTGATTCTGGCTTCCAAAGGTGGTGTGTGCACAGTCATTAACACCAGTTGCTGTGTATATGCAGATCAGACTTTAAGAATTCAAACTTATTTGGTAGAAACTAGAAAAATCACTGgaatttttcatagaatcatagaatcagctgggttggaaaggagctctgagatcatcaagtccaacccttgatccactaccaccgtggttactagaccatggcactgatgccacatccagtctcatcttaaaaacctccagggacagagaatccaccacttccctgggcagtccattccaatgtctgattaacctctctgtaaagaatttcttcctaatagctaacctaaacctcccctggcagagttcaagaccatgccctcttgtcttgctgatagctgcctgggagaagagactgacccccacctggctacaacctcctttcaggtagttgtagagagtgaggaggtctcccctgagcctcctcttcccagactaaacaaccccagctccttcagcctctcctcataagacttgtgctcgagtctcttcaccagccttgttgctcttctctggacctgctccagcccctcaatatccttcctgaactgaggggcccagaactgggcaaAATACTcaagatgtggcctcaccagcgctgagtataggggaagaatcacttccccGGACCTTTTTGCcccactgttcctgatccaggtcagaatgccattggccttcttggccacctgggcacattactggctcatgttcaatTTCCAAACTGCCAGgccccttcctgcctggctgctctccagccactctgtcccagcctgtagtgctgcagggggttgtggccaaagtgcaggacccggtacttggccttgttaaacctcatcccgttggaatcagaccatctctccagtctgtccaggtccctctgaagagccctcctgccttccagctgattgacgctcccccccaacttggtgtcatctgcataaatttgctaatggtacactcagtcccctcatccagatcatcaataaaaatactaaacagaactgggcccaacactgatccttGGGGACATGACTAgtgaccggccgccaactggatgcagcaccgttccccgccactctctgggcccgacCCTCCAGCgagttcttaacccagcacagagtgcccctgtccaagccatgggctgccagctttttcaggagaatgctgtgggagacggtgtccaaggctttgctgaagtccaggtagacacatccacagccttcccctcatccaccaggcgggtcacctgatcataaaatgAGATCAAGTTGGTCAAACAGGACCTgtccttcctaaacccgtgctgcCTGCGTCTGACCACTTGTTCATCCTGTAGctgttgtgtgattgcacttaggacgatctgctccataaccttgccaggcactgagctcAGGTTCAGtggcctgtagtttcctggggCCTCCTTCAGGCCCTTTTTGTGGACGGGTGTGACATTCGCCAACTTgcaatcatctgggacctccccagtgagccaggactgttggtagatgatggagagcagcttggcgagctcttccgccagctccctcatcaccctaggatggattccatctggtcccatagacttgtgagggtccaagtggctcagcaggtaACTAATTGTTTCCTCCTGAATTACAGCTTCTTATCTCTGTCtacaaggaaatatttcctatttcaggaaatacaagaaaatcaAGGGGAAGATGTGGTTAATTGGATAATGTCATGGATCCCAAATTCAAGTGCAACTGCAAGAAATTGATTGGTATAGTTACCATAGTTTTGATATTAATTGTAGGTTTATGGATTTTATTCCAAATTTGCAAAATGAGATGCAACAGAATGTGTAGATTCAATAAAAACTATTTAatctaaaactgaaaaaggtCTCAAAAGGATGGTTGGTTACTttaaataatagatttttttttctaaacttaaGTTTATTCTTATAGTGTTAAGGATCTTGATTAGTATTGCTAAAGTACCAGATAATTTCAATAAGAAAAGTTTAAGTTAGTCCTAAAGAAGATTAAATTACATGTTTTAAGGTATAAAGTAGTCTGATAAATGTGCAAAGTTTTATAAGATGTTTATTAAgagtttaataatttaatagTGATTATTGCATTTTAGTGTCTTAAATTGTGCTAGATACTCAATGATAAAAGTGGAAgtaatcttaaaagaaaaattgaggTCACTCCCAAAGAAGAGAATTGTTGAAAATGATAaaacttttctaatttttttagtGTTCCTAATTAACAAAAGCTGTGTGAAGGAAACCACCTTGCTTTTCTCCACTAAACAGTCCTTAGCACTAAAAATACCTAAACACAACACTTCCTTTTCTGGGATCTTGTCCTATTAGAAAGTAACATATAAAAAGATTCAATTTactattttgtatttctttagaTTAACTAGAAAATGGACATGTAATGACTTCTGCAGTTAAAAGACACCTGAGGGACCTGGAGAGCAGTAATCACATTGTGGTGACCTATTTCCAATTTTTACCTTTCTCCAGCATTCCAGAGATCCAAGGCTCTCTCTTTTGTCTGTTACTGTTCATGTACCTCAGTACTTTGGTGGGAAACATCCTCATCATCACAATCACTATGGTAGATGCTGCCCTTCACTCTCCCAcgtattttttccttaagaacTTTTCCTTCCTGGAGGTTAGCTATACCACATCCACCATCCCCAAGACGCTAGTGAACTTTCTCACAAAGAGGAAGAACATATCCTTTCTGGGCTGCGCCACACAGATGTATGCTTTCTCCCTCCTCGGGATCACAGAATGCTGTTTGCTGGCTGCCATGGCCTACGACCGCTATGTGGCCATATGCCAGCCTCTGCACTACACGACCACGATGAGATGGAACATGTGCTTCTTGCTTTCAGCTGTGCCTTGGCTTACTGGGGTCTTGGTGGCCTTAGTGCAGACAACTTTCATCTTTACCCTTCCATGCTGTGGTCCCAATGGGATCAATCACTTCTTCTGTGACTTGCTGCCTCTGCTTAAGTTGGCTTGTGGGGCCACCTGCAAAAATGAAATCACCACCTACATAATAGCTGTCCTTTTCATCATAGTCCTCTTCTTATTCATACTTGTGTCGTATATCCAGATTCTCCACACCATCTTCAAGATACCATCAGTGAAGGGCAAGGGAAAAGCATTCTCTACCTGCTTTTCTCACCTAGTCGTGGTCACTCTGTTTTAGGGACCTGGCATTGTGACCTACTTGAGACTCAAAGCTTCTTATTCAAGCAGCAGTAGcaaattgctttctctttcttacaCGCTGTTGTCTCCAATGATGAACCCCTTGATTTACAGCTTGAGGAACAAAGAGGTGAAACAAGCCTTTTAAAAGAGCTGTAGtcaaaaatagaaatatgtaATATGTTTATGAATTATATTAAATGTAGTAGTAGCTTTGATATTGTGTGTATTGCTGGAAGGACAATATGATTTGCCAGCACTTACCCAAAAATTAATCTCTACCTTCCAGCTTTGAGTCAATCCTCCAGGTAattcagcctttaaaaa
Encoded proteins:
- the LOC116798514 gene encoding olfactory receptor 10A4-like — its product is MTSAVKRHLRDLESSNHIVVTYFQFLPFSSIPEIQGSLFCLLLFMYLSTLVGNILIITITMVDAALHSPTYFFLKNFSFLEVSYTTSTIPKTLVNFLTKRKNISFLGCATQMYAFSLLGITECCLLAAMAYDRYVAICQPLHYTTTMRWNMCFLLSAVPWLTGVLVALVQTTFIFTLPCCGPNGINHFFCDLLPLLKLACGATCKNEITTYIIAVLFIIVLFLFILVSYIQILHTIFKIPSVKGKGKAFSTCFSHLVVVTLF